Proteins encoded in a region of the Triplophysa rosa linkage group LG6, Trosa_1v2, whole genome shotgun sequence genome:
- the tmem177 gene encoding transmembrane protein 177 — protein MASPFLRFSALIQKYRTPLLLVGCGGVFSANIFYHVFPDHTYRKVYQAWHKGEPASLSEKLSNLFQEVLKDCAVNSPDNFHAFAAFGFHPVGAGVPWPPSGTQIGIPANFNSTTDDPSGITNRTILINGKEVEWDSELGTTLKNSLVFSPEAQKFAIAREVVRLGTGGPVIHAAVAPACLAGACVYNVALKQIFGLHAGSIIPRACVNVVALGLGAISYVLASDALSQWLDYSSDRRAACLSSNYAKGGVEFYEKILTRNRTLRTLMGPTGEELYAPSGNLFPSHLLKLRHAPYTSRRDGILNLLKKEKI, from the coding sequence ATGGCCTCGCCTTTTTTAAGATTCTCGGCATTGATTCAGAAGTATAGGACGCCTTTGCTCCTTGTTGGATGTGGTGGCGTTTTCTCTGCCAACATTTTCTATCATGTTTTCCCAGATCATACATACAGAAAAGTGTACCAGGCTTGGCACAAAGGAGAACCAGCCAGCCTGTCTGAGAAGCTCAGTAATCTCTTTCAAGAGGTTCTTAAAGATTGTGCTGTCAACTCTCCTGATAACTTCCATGCCTTTGCTGCCTTTGGGTTTCATCCTGTAGGGGCAGGTGTTCCGTGGCCTCCCTCTGGAACACAGATAGGTATTCCTGCCAACTTCAACAGCACCACTGATGATCCATCGGGCATCACTAACCGCACTATTCTTATCAATGGCAAAGAGGTGGAATGGGACAGCGAATTGGGTACCACTCTCAAAAATTCCCTGGTGTTCTCTCCGGAGGCACAGAAGTTTGCTATAGCCCGAGAAGTAGTTCGGCTGGGGACTGGGGGTCCGGTGATACACGCTGCAGTGGCTCCAGCATGTCTCGCAGGGGCTTGTGTATATAACGTAGCGCTCAAGCAAATCTTCGGTCTTCATGCTGGGTCCATCATCCCTAGAGCTTGTGTTAATGTGGTTGCGCTTGGTTTGGGAGCCATCTCATATGTCTTGGCCTCTGATGCTCTAAGTCAGTGGTTGGACTACAGCTCGGACCGCCGTGCAGCGTGCCTGTCTAGCAACTACGCGAAAGGTGGCGTAGAGTTTTATGAGAAAATCTTGACACGGAACAGGACCCTGCGCACTCTGATGGGTCCTACAGGGGAAGAGTTGTACGCCCCCAGTGGAAACTTGTTTCCCAGTCATCTTCTGAAACTCAGACATGCCCCTTATACATCTAGACGAGACGGGattttaaatcttttgaaaaaagagaaaatataa
- the mrasa gene encoding ras-related protein M-Ras isoform X2, whose translation MATSAVPSDNLPTYKLVVVGDGGVGKSALTIQFFQKIFVPDYDPTIEDSYLKHTEIDGQWAILDVLDTAGQEEFSAMREQYMRTGDGFLIVFSVTDKASFEHVDRFHQLILRVKDRESFPMVLVANKVDLVHLRKVTNEQGSEMATKHNATDSRE comes from the exons ATGGCAACCAGTGCGGTCCCTAGCGACAACCTCCCGACATATAAATTGGTGGTTGTAGGAGATGGAGGCGTGGGGAAGAGTGCCCTCACCATCCAGTTTTTCCAGAAGATTTTTGTGCCAGACTATGATCCCACTATTGAGGATTCCTATTTGAAACACACAGAAATTGATGGCCAGTGGGCTATCTTGGATG TTCTAGACACAGCAGGTCAAGAGGAATTCAGTGCCATGCGAGAGCAGTACATGAGAACTGGTGATGGTTTCCTCATTGTGTTTTCTGTTACTGACAAGGCCAGCTTTGAACATGTTGATCGATTTCACCAGCTCATCCTACGAGTGAAAGACCG AGAGTCTTTCCCAATGGTTTTGGTAGCTAACAAAGTTGACCTGGTACATCTGAGGAAAGTGACAAATGAACAGGGCTCTGAGATGGCCACCAAACACAAC gcaACAGATTCCAGAGAGTAG
- the mrasa gene encoding ras-related protein M-Ras isoform X1, translating to MATSAVPSDNLPTYKLVVVGDGGVGKSALTIQFFQKIFVPDYDPTIEDSYLKHTEIDGQWAILDVLDTAGQEEFSAMREQYMRTGDGFLIVFSVTDKASFEHVDRFHQLILRVKDRESFPMVLVANKVDLVHLRKVTNEQGSEMATKHNISYIETSAKDPAMNVERAFHELVRVIRQQIPESSLKKKKNMKWRGERAINSHRLHCVIL from the exons ATGGCAACCAGTGCGGTCCCTAGCGACAACCTCCCGACATATAAATTGGTGGTTGTAGGAGATGGAGGCGTGGGGAAGAGTGCCCTCACCATCCAGTTTTTCCAGAAGATTTTTGTGCCAGACTATGATCCCACTATTGAGGATTCCTATTTGAAACACACAGAAATTGATGGCCAGTGGGCTATCTTGGATG TTCTAGACACAGCAGGTCAAGAGGAATTCAGTGCCATGCGAGAGCAGTACATGAGAACTGGTGATGGTTTCCTCATTGTGTTTTCTGTTACTGACAAGGCCAGCTTTGAACATGTTGATCGATTTCACCAGCTCATCCTACGAGTGAAAGACCG AGAGTCTTTCCCAATGGTTTTGGTAGCTAACAAAGTTGACCTGGTACATCTGAGGAAAGTGACAAATGAACAGGGCTCTGAGATGGCCACCAAACACAAC ATTAGCTACATTGAAACAAGTGCCAAGGATCCCGCAATGAATGTGGAAAGAGCTTTTCATGAATTGGTCAGAGTTATCAG gcaACAGATTCCAGAGAGTAGtctgaaaaagaagaaaaacatgaaatggcGTGGGGAAAGAGCCATAAATTCTCACAGACTTCACTGTGTGATATTGTGA